The nucleotide window TCGGGGCATTCCTCGACTCGACCTTCGACAGGATAAGCGACGGCGCGGTGCTCTTTGGAATCGCGCTCGGAAGTCTCGTCGACTGGCGCGCTGCCTTCCTGACGTTCATGGGGAGCTATCTTGTCAGCTACGAGCGCTGCAGGGCCGAGTTAGCTGGCTCCGGAAAGCTCGCGGTGGGCATTGCCGAAAGGGCCGAGAGGCTGATAATCCTGATGGTTTTCTCGTTCCTCGGGACGGAATACGTCAAATACGGCGTCTACATCGTCGGAATACTCGCGTGGATAACCGTCGTCCAGAGGTTTTACGCCGCATACCAGCGGCTTAAGTGAAGAAGAGGGGAATGACGAGAATTTCGCTACACGAGGCTCCGCCGATGAAGAGCCCTGCCGTTACCGACCCCTTTCCCTTTTGAACACTACCTCAGCGGAGACCGCCCCCTGGAGTTTTCTCATGCAGGAGGGGCAGTAGGCGGGTGGCCTCTCGTCCCATTCGCGCAGCGTTGTCGGAGGGTTCATTACGCACTCACCGGGGCAGTGGTCGAGATCAAAGCTGTGGCCCAGCTCGTGGAGGACGCCTTTGAATATCCGCTCGGCCATCAGTTCGCGGTTGCTCGACTCAAACGGTTTCATGGAGAGTACCATTATCTTCATGCCCAGTATCTCCTGCTGAAAACCGAGGAACTTATCGTACATGTGGAAGTACCTGTTTCTCGAAACGAGGGGAAATGTTGTGAGGCCAAAGATGCGCCTCATGGGAAATCCTTCATCCTTGTTGAGTTCCTGGAGGAGACGGGCGTAGAGGGCCTCGATTACTGCTTCCAGGGGATAGCCCTTGACGTGGGTGTCCCCCACGGGGATGTTGATGAGGTAACCTGGACCGACCTCGAGTTTCCCGAGGTAAAGAAACCTGACGGGAAGATTGCTCCGGATCAGATAACGGTTAACGCGATCGAAAATATCGAATATGAGCTCCCTGTCCATGAAGTTCCCTATGTAGGTTGCTCCCACGTAGGTCAGCTCCCTCTTGGCCCCGGCTCGCATGTAGTGAGAAACCCCAAACGGTTATTAAACTTTTGCCGGCGGAAAGGGATTTAAGCGAATGAGAGTACACTTCACTGCCCCCGGGAAACCGCGGGGGATGAGCGCCCGGCGAGCCGTGAGTCCCCTTCGCTCCCCGGGGGCACAGTTACCGCTCCTATTCACGGGCACTGTGAGTGTTAGCGATCCAGAAGCTCAGTAGGATTTTTATACACCATCTCCCACCCTCTCAGGATGGACCATGGTCACGCTCATCATAGCCGAGAAGCCCAACGTCGCGAGAAAGATAGCCTACGCATTGGCCGAGGGAAAGCCCGTCCGGAAGACGATAGGGAAGGTGAGCTACTACGAGTTCACCCGCGACGGCAAGAAGGTGATAGTCGCTCCAGCTGTTGGCCATCTCTTCTCCCTCGCTCCGAAGACCAAAACCTACGGTTATCCCGTCTTTGACATCGAATGGGTACCTGTCTACGTCGCCGAGAAGGGCAAGGGCTACGCGAAAGACTACATCAAGGCCTTAGCTACCCTTGCAAAGAAAGCCGATGAGTTCATAGTCGCCTGCGACTACGACACGGAGGGCGAGGTTATCGGCTACACGGCTCTGAAATACGCCTGCGGCGTTGACCCTTCGAAGGCCAAGCGCATGAAGTTCTCGGCGTTGACGAAGAAGGACCTTCTCAAAGCTTGGTACAACCTTGAGCCGACGATAAACTTCGGAATGGCAGATGCTGGAATAGCACGCCATGTCCTCGACTGGTACTGGGGCGTGAACCTCTCGAGGGCTTTAACATCGGCCATAAAGCGCGCCAGCGGGAAGTGGATGGTTCTCTCCACCGGAAGGGTTCAGGGGCCCACCCTTAAGTTCCTCGTCGAGCGGGAAAAGGAAATCCAGAGCTTCAAGCCGAAACCGTACTGGGTCATCAAGATGATTCTTGAAAAAGAGGGCAAGCAGTACACGGCGACCTACGAGAAGGACAAGATATGGGACGAGGAGGAGGCGAAGAGAATCGTCCAGGAGGCCAAGAAGGGGCCGGCCTTCGTGGAGAAAGTTGAGGTGAAGCAGCAGAAGAGGAATCCGCCGGTGCCCTTCGACCTCGGAACGCTCCAGAGGGAGGCTTATTCTGCCTTTGGCTACAGCCCGAAGAAGACCCTGGAGATTGCACAGCGCTTGTATGAGAAGGGTTACACGAGCTACCCCAGAACAAGCTCGCAGAAGCTCCCCAAGAACCTCAACTTCCGCTCGATACTGCAGAACCTCGCGAAGTTGCCCGAGTACAAGCCCTTCGCCCACGAGCTTCTGGGCAAGGGCAACCTCAAGCCCGTTGAGGGCAAGAAGGAAGACCCCGCCCACCCGGCAATCTATCCCACCGGTGAGCTTCCAAAGCCCGGCGAGCTGAGTAAGGACGAGAAGAACATCTACGACCTCGTCGTGAGGCGCTTCCTGGCGCTCTTCATGGAGCCGGCGGTGAGGGAGAGCGTGAAGGTAATCATAAACTCCAACGGCCACCGCTTCATCCTGAGCGGTGCGAGAACCCTCAAGGAGGGCTGGCTGAAGGTCTACGGGAAATACGTCAAGTTCGACGAGGTAATCCTTCCCCAGTTCAGGGAAGGTGAACCCGTCAAGGTCGTCCAGATTAAGCGCGAGAAGAAGAAAACCAAGCCCCCCGCTCGCTATTCTCCCGCCGCTGTAATCAAGAAGATGGAAGATTTGGGCATCGGAACGAAGGCAACGCGCGCGCAAATCCTTGAAACGCTTTACAGCAGGGGCTACATCGAGGGCAAGAAGAAGATAAAGGTTACACCCCTCGGCATGCGCGTCGTGGAGGCCCTTGAGAAGAACGTTCCCGACATAGTCAGCGTTGAACTCACGAGGGCCTTCGAGGAGAAGATGGAGGAGATAATGGCGGGGAAGGCAAAGAAGGACGAAATAATCGAGGAGAGCAAGGACCAGCTGATTAAAATCCTAAAGGTCTTCAAGGAGAAGGAGCTCGACATCGGAAAAATGCTCCTTGAGACAACCGGAACTGGAGTTACAACCTCGAAGGACTCGGTTCGGGTGGAGAAATCAAAGTCCCAGTCCGGGACTTCCAGAGCTTCCGCGAAATCCGGGACGGAAGAGCCGAAGAAGGCCAAGTCCCCTGAGAGGCAGAGGCTCGTCCTCGGAAAGTGCCCCAAGTGCGGCGGCGACTTGGTTCTCAAATACAATAGGAAAACCGGCAAGCGCTTCGTCGGTTGCTCCAACTGGCCCAAGTGTAACGTCACCTATCCAATACTCCAGCGCGGTGAAGTGATTCCCACCAACAAAACCTGTTGCAACGGCGCTCCAGTGGTCAAGATTCGCGAGAAGGGCAGGGAGTACGAGATTTGCCTCGACATGAACTGCAAGGACTGGAAGCGATAGCCTTATCTTTACTTATGATGAATTCCCATCATGGACGAGTGGGAAAGAACTGCAAAAGTCCTGCTGGCCAACGCCCGCGAGTTCCTTGAAAGGCTCCGCGACGAGGTCAGGCTGAACGAGGTAACGGTGGCGAGCCTCCTTGACATCCAGTCAACCTTCGTCCTCGGTCTGGCGGACGCGAGCCTCTACGCCTTCTCCATCGGGCGGGACGAAGTCGTTGAGAGTTCTTACCGTCTCTTCCTTGAGGGGTTGGAGGTTCTCAAGGCGGGCCACCTCTTCATAAGCGAGCCGGAACTTGACCTGTGGCTTTCTCCCCTCCGGGATGTGAATCCGGAGAGGGGTTTTTCCCTCGACAGGCGCTTCTCGCTCCTTGGAGAGCCGAAGCCGACGATGGTCTGGGCCAACCGCGTGGTTCAGCTCAGGAACGCCCTCCACGGAAAACCTGTTAGGGACCCGCTCCGGAGCATCGGCTACGGGATAGACGAGGGCGATAGGCGCTTTCCGGTTCTGTTGAAGGCGGTTAGAAGACTTTACACGCTTTACCCCGCCCCAATAGATGAGACCGCGAGGCTTTTGGCCCTTGAGCTCGGGTTGGGGCTTGATGAGAAACCCCTTCGGTGCTCCGACGGAACCTGCGAGGCGATAACGGAACTGCCGGACGTTTCCTCCTTCAGAAAAACGGTTTCCGGGGATGTTGAGCTCTACTACCTCATCGAGAACTCAAAGGGTCTTCACTCCCCCTGGGGAAGCCTGAGCGTTGGGAGTGCAAGGGAGATAGTGGTATTTTCAAGGAAGAAGGGAAAGGGGTTCAGGCTCAGAGAAGGCTTTTGAGGAGCTTTATCCTCCTCGGGTTGAGGAGAACCTTCGGGTGCTTGAGGAGGGCCTTTATGACCTCCACGTAGTCTCCGCCTGCTATCTTCTCCGCGTCTGCCCCGCTGAGAACCTGTATGAAGAGGTCGAGGTCTTCATCTGTGAGCTTCTCCGTTACCTTTCTAACCTTCAGAACCTTCTCAAGCCTCTTTCCGTCGGTCTCCCACCACTCTTTGGTATAGTTCTGGAGGAGCGAGAGGTTATCCTCTTCGAGAGCCTTAACAATCCACTTGCTCGCTATCGTTCCCGCTTCCATCGCTTCCGCCATTCCGCCGCCGTGCATCGGGTTTACCTGACGAGCTGCGTCGCCAACGACGAGAACGTTGTCCTTGACGAGCTCCTTGACGAAGCCTCCAACGGGAACGACTCCAACGTTCACCTCGAGGAGCTTCTTGGCAGGTATGTTGTTCTCCTTCAGCCACTTGTCGAGGTAGTACTTGGCGGTCTTTGGATTGTCCGAGTTGATTCCAATTCCCACGTTGGCTCTGTCCTCGTCCTTCGGGAAGACCCAGACGTAACCTCTCGGGGCTATCTCGTTGCCGAACCAGAGGTGTATGAGGTCGGGGTCGTAGCCTTCTATGAGCATCTCGTATTCGTAGGATGAATCGAACTCGTGTGGCGGGGCGTAGGTGTTTATTCCCGCTTTCCTCGCTATCGTGCTCTCGACGCCATCAGCCGCGACGATAACGTCGGCGTAAATCTCAATCGGCTCGTCCTCGTGCTTGGCCTTGATTCCAGCGACCTTTCCGTCCTTCCTTATGACGTCCAGGGCTTCCGTCCTCGCGAGGACGTCTGCTCCAGCCTTAGCGGCGTAGTAAGCGAGCATCTTGTCGAAGACCTTCCTCTCGAGGATAACACCGCTAACGTCCTTGTAGCGGAGTTCGAGCTCGTAACCGCTCGGGGAGTAGAGTTTCGCTCCGTAAATCTCGCGGTTGATGAAGCGCTTATCATAGGGGATGTCGTATTTCTCAAAGACCTTTATGCTTATGCCCTCGGCGCACTGCTTGGGGGTGCCTATCGCCCACTTCTTATCAATCATGAGGACGGAGTAACCGGCCTTTGCGACGTTTCTGGCGATGATAGGCCCTGCTATTCCCGCCCCAACGACGACGACGTTGTACTTCCAGCTCATGCTTTCACCTCCAGGGGCTCGGCGCTCAGTGCTCCAACTGGGCAGGCGTTGACGCATATCCTGCAGCTTATGCACTTGTCCTGAATAAACTCCCAGCCGCTTGAGTGCACCTCTATCGCCAGAGTCGGGCAGACCCCGGCACAGCCACCGCAGAGGTAGCAACGGTCTTCGTTAACGACGATTTTAATCTTCTCCGGCATCGTTTTCACCGCCGAGCTTTGCCTTCAGCCTTTCGTCGTCTATCGTTATAACGCCGTCTTTTATTCTTAACGGAACGAACTTGTCCAGCTCGCTCGCCTTCTGAAGCACTTCCCTCTCCTTGAGGTTGAGCCTGTCGCTGAGTTCGTCAACGGTGGCAGAGCCGTTGAGGAGGACGTAGTGGAGGATCGCCAGCTGGGTCATGTCGCCGATTTCCTTGAGGTAGGTCTCCTTAATCATCGCCATGAGCCTGTCTCTTCTACCTTCAACCGCCTGTAACTCCCTGAGAATTTCTTCGAGCTTTTTGCTCAGGTTTCTGAAGGTTAGAATCATTTCGTCGAGGTTTTTGGGCTCTTCTGGAAGCTCTATCGAGACTTCCGGCTCCTCGCTCAGGTCGAGCCCGCGGTACCAGAAGATGTTGGGGGTTATAGTGACGACGTACGTCTTGGCGATGTTTATGTCGTAGTACTTCCTCGCGGGGCCGATGAAGGGGCCCTCACGCTCGTAGGATTTGAGAATGCCCTCGCGCTCCATTATTTTAAGGTGCTTTGCAACGGCAGTGGAGGAAACGCTGACCTTGCTGCTCAGAAAGCTGAAGTAGCACTCGGTGCAGGTGAGGTGGCTGAGTAAATCGCGCCTCACCTTGTTCCCGAGGATGTAAAACAGGTCCGGCTCTTTCTCAGGCATGCCCAACACCACCCAAACCTGTGACGTAAAGCTTATATAGTGATCATTCAACCTAAGGTTGCAAACCTGGGATTTTCACCCAAAAGAAATGGTTCGCGAGGATTATAAACCTTTAGATGGAGGTGTGATGGATGGGACTGATTAGCGACGCCGACAAGAAGGTTATCAAGGAGGAGTTCTTCTCCAAGATGACGAACCCCGTTAAGATCATCGGTTTCACCGGAAAAGACCACTGCCAGTACTGCGACCAGCTCAAGCAGCTCGTTCAGGAGCTGAGCGAGCTGAGCGACAAGCTGAGCTACGAGTTCTATGACTTCGACACGGAGGAGGGCAGAAAGGTGGCCGAGCAGTACAGGATCGACCGCGCTCCGGCCGTCACGATAACCCACGACGGAAAGGACGTCGGCGTTAGGTTCTTCGGCCTTCCGGCCGGTCACGAGTTCAGCGCTTTCCTCGAGGACATAGTCGACGTCAGCAATATGAGCACGGACCTCATGCCGGACAGCAAGGAGGCCCTTTCAACGATCGACAGGGACGTCAGGATACTCGTCTTCGTAACCCCGACCTGCCCCTACTGCCCGCTCGCGGTTAGGATGGCCCACAAGTTCGCCATCGAGAACACCAAGGCAGGAAAGGGCAAGATACTCGGCGACATGGTCGAGGCGATTGAGTATCCCGAGTGGGCTGACCAGTACAGCGTCATGGCGGTTCCGAAGATAGTCATCCAGGTGGACGGCGAGGACAAGGTCCAGTTTGAAGGCGCCTATCCGGAGAAGATGTTCCTTGAGAAGCTTCTCTCCGCCCTTGAGTGACTTCTTTTCTCCTTTTCACGTTTCGATAAAGTTATTAACCCATCCGGTGCACCAGTTCTGGGATGGAGATGGGTCTGGAGATCGGAGGGGTTCCATTCTCGATAACGGGCGAACTCGATGACGGCTTTACCGAGGGACTGAGGAGCCTCTTTGCGCGGCGGTATCTCCCGGACGTCAGGGAAAAGGACGGGAGGGAGCGCGTCCTAATAGAGCGCTTTAAGGGGGAGCGCTTCAGGGTCTTCAGCGCGGTATACGATCATCTCGGGCGGGACGAGTACAAGATCGAGTCCGCGGTCCCTTCGGCGTACGGAAACGAGGCCCCGGTTTTCTTCACACTGCAGGCCGCGGCGAGGGCCGGAGCGAAGGAGGGCCGGATCTTCGTCACCGACTCGGTGGGCGTTGTCTCCCCTTCGGGACGGGCGGTTCTCTTCGTTGGCTACCCACACACCGGAAAGAGCACGATGTCGGTACTGGCGCTGGCCGGCGGTTTTCCTGTTCTGAGCACCGAAAACACCGTCGTTGAAGTCAGAGGAAAAGCCCTGTACATAGTCGGGGGCACCGATGTTCTGGTCTACGATCCCAGAGTGGAGGGCGTTTACGGCATCAAAGCCCCCTACGACACAAAAACCCGGAGCGGGTACAGGATCAAGGATCTCTCATCCAGCGAGGAGCGCTTGGAGCTCCTCGAGGCAGGGGTTAAGATAGATCTGATAATCGTTCTTCACGCCGCTTTCAACTGTATGGAGGCGAGCTTCTCAAAGATAAGCGGGAGGAAGGTGAGGAAAACACTCTGGTACTTCTCAACGGCCCTCATAAAGGGACTCGATTACTACGAGCCGATGCCCCTTCACGTCCCCGTGAGCGATGAGATAAACCGCAACCTCTGGGATTTCCTCCAGACCGCCTCGGAGAACTATTCCAGCAGGATGTTCGAGGCCTTTGGCAACCACAGGGCCGTCTTTGACAGAGTCATGGAGATGGCGGAGTCTATTTAACTGCATAATTGCATGTTAATGTCTTTATGTAATTGTTGAAAAATGGGGCGGAAGTGAAAAAAAGTTGAGGAGGGGCTCAGCGCCTCCTCTTCCTCGCGAGTACGGGCAGCAGTGCGAGCAGTACGAGCCCAGCAGGCCCGCAGATGCCGCCGCCACCCTTTGAGCTGCTGCTAGTACCGGTGTTTTCTGTGGTCGAGCTCGTTTCCCCGGTCTTGGAGGTGGTTGTGGTCGTTGAGGTCCTCGAGTGCTCCCTGTGCGCGGTGGAGGAGGTCGTTGTTCTGACGACGGAAGTCGTTGAGGTCTGAACCTTCTCAAGGGATACACTGAGTTCCCTGCTCTCCCCGGGTTTCAATGTGATGGTCAGGCTCTTCCCCTTATAGCCATCCTTTCTGATGGTTATTGAGTATTTGCCGGGCTTGAGGGTGAGTTCGACCGGGATTTTGCCCTTGAGCGTTCCGTTGACGTAGACCTCGGCTCCCTCAGGGGTTCCTGTTATCTTGAGTTTCGCCTTCATTTCCCCAGGAACGTACAGGGCGAGCGGTACGAAGTAGTGGAGGTTGTGGTCACCCCCGTTGCCGGCGGTGACGCCGAAGTAGGCCGTTTCGGAGCCGAGTAATGCCGGAATGTCCACGTTCACCTGGGTGTAGTTCCTGCCGTCAACTTCGAGGGTCAGGGTCTTGGTCTTTGGATCCCAGTAGAGGGTCATTTTGTGCTCCTTTCCGTCCGCGAAGCTGACGTCAGCGAGCTTCCTTTCTCCTCTCGGGGTAACGAGGTAAATTCCTCTGCCCCACTCCCAGAGCTTGAAGCCAACGGCCCTGCCTATGCCGTTGAAACCGCAATCGCTGCCCTCTCCTCCGATGGCGTTGGGACCTATGGACTGGAAGCCAACTGCGATTCCATCGCCTCCGTTCTGCCTTCCAGCGTAGAACATCAAGATCGCCTTGAATGGCTTAGAGAGGTTCACGGGATATTTGAACCAGGCGGCTCCCCTCTTGTGGCTCTGATCCGGTGTGAGGACTATTGCACCTGTGGAGTTGTCAAAGTACGCATCGCCAACGAGCTGCCAGGGCATTATCTTCTTCTCCAGATCCGAGAGGACCCTCATGGCCTCGCTGAACTTCCACTCCCTCATGAGCTCTTTGGCCCGGGCTATTCCGGCGTTGAACTCATCCTCGCTGATCTCCCCCATTTTTGAGGCTTTGTAGAGGCTCTGGAGGCCCTTTATTCTCTCCTCCACCATGAGGGTCATGTTGAGTGCTTCCCTCAGTTTTGTTTCGAGCGATGCGGCAACGCGGCACGCCTCCACGTACCTGCCCTCTTTTCTGAGCTCCTCTATTGAGCTTACCTCCTCGTCTATTGAAGACACCGAGACCCCGTGTTCCCTCAGCTGCTCCTTGAGCTCGTTGATCTCTTTAATCATCTCCGCGATCTTCTGCTCGCTCATATTGAGCGCAAGGTTGCGGGCGGATTCGGAGTAGTTAAGTGCTGAGACCACGTCCCCCTCAAACGCGGCCTTCCTAATGGCCTGTACCAGCGCATCAAGTGCTATCGAGGAGATGTTCATCTGCTGGGCTATGAGGGTCTCCTTAAGGTTCTCCTTTATCTCTGGAACGGTTTTTCTGATCAGCCTCATCCTGAAGGTGTAGTAATCCTGGAGCACCTTCCGGTAGTTTCCTCCCTTTAGGGCGGTGTCCAAGTCGCTGACTATCGGGGCGAGCTCCGTGGTATCCAGCCCGAGTTTCCTCAATGAGGAGAGCATTGTCTTTGCCTTTTCAGACACGGCGGCGAGCATGAACCCATCGGCCGGCACGAAGTAGTGGAGGTTCCATCCTGCCCCCGTTGCCGCAGTGACTCCAAAGTACACCTTTGAGGACCCGAACTTTGCGTTCAGATCGATGGTTCTGCTGGCGTAGACGTGGCCATCGACCTCAAGGGTGAGGCTCTTCGTTGCCGGGTTCCATGAAAGCTTGAGCACGTGCTCCTTTCCGTCGGCGAAGGAAACTCCCCCGGTAACGTCTTCCTCGTTTCCATCGTCCACGAAGGTTATCTTCTCCTTGTACTCCCAGAGCTTGAATCCAACGGCAGGGGTGATGCCCTTGAAACCGCAGTCGCCCCCGCCCCCGCCAAGGGCGTCAAGTCCCCTGGCCTGGAAGCCGACCGCGATTCCGTCAGCTCCTCCTTTGTGTCCAGCGTAGAATATTATGGTTGCCGTGAAGGGCCGGGAGAGGTCAACTGGCTTATCGAACCAGGCCGCACCTCTTTTTCCTCCCTCGTCGGGGGTAAGGATTATAACTCCCTTCTCCGGGTC belongs to Thermococcus sp. AM4 and includes:
- the pgsA gene encoding archaetidylinositol phosphate synthase, with translation MVLNRYRENVRGYLEAIVKPLAKAGLTPNAITVIGLLMSLLAAYLYYLREPRLAALTLLIGSLVDALDGTLARLTGKTSRFGAFLDSTFDRISDGAVLFGIALGSLVDWRAAFLTFMGSYLVSYERCRAELAGSGKLAVGIAERAERLIILMVFSFLGTEYVKYGVYIVGILAWITVVQRFYAAYQRLK
- a CDS encoding peptidase M54 yields the protein MRAGAKRELTYVGATYIGNFMDRELIFDIFDRVNRYLIRSNLPVRFLYLGKLEVGPGYLINIPVGDTHVKGYPLEAVIEALYARLLQELNKDEGFPMRRIFGLTTFPLVSRNRYFHMYDKFLGFQQEILGMKIMVLSMKPFESSNRELMAERIFKGVLHELGHSFDLDHCPGECVMNPPTTLREWDERPPAYCPSCMRKLQGAVSAEVVFKRERGR
- the topA gene encoding DNA topoisomerase I yields the protein MVTLIIAEKPNVARKIAYALAEGKPVRKTIGKVSYYEFTRDGKKVIVAPAVGHLFSLAPKTKTYGYPVFDIEWVPVYVAEKGKGYAKDYIKALATLAKKADEFIVACDYDTEGEVIGYTALKYACGVDPSKAKRMKFSALTKKDLLKAWYNLEPTINFGMADAGIARHVLDWYWGVNLSRALTSAIKRASGKWMVLSTGRVQGPTLKFLVEREKEIQSFKPKPYWVIKMILEKEGKQYTATYEKDKIWDEEEAKRIVQEAKKGPAFVEKVEVKQQKRNPPVPFDLGTLQREAYSAFGYSPKKTLEIAQRLYEKGYTSYPRTSSQKLPKNLNFRSILQNLAKLPEYKPFAHELLGKGNLKPVEGKKEDPAHPAIYPTGELPKPGELSKDEKNIYDLVVRRFLALFMEPAVRESVKVIINSNGHRFILSGARTLKEGWLKVYGKYVKFDEVILPQFREGEPVKVVQIKREKKKTKPPARYSPAAVIKKMEDLGIGTKATRAQILETLYSRGYIEGKKKIKVTPLGMRVVEALEKNVPDIVSVELTRAFEEKMEEIMAGKAKKDEIIEESKDQLIKILKVFKEKELDIGKMLLETTGTGVTTSKDSVRVEKSKSQSGTSRASAKSGTEEPKKAKSPERQRLVLGKCPKCGGDLVLKYNRKTGKRFVGCSNWPKCNVTYPILQRGEVIPTNKTCCNGAPVVKIREKGREYEICLDMNCKDWKR
- a CDS encoding NAD(P)/FAD-dependent oxidoreductase, whose translation is MSWKYNVVVVGAGIAGPIIARNVAKAGYSVLMIDKKWAIGTPKQCAEGISIKVFEKYDIPYDKRFINREIYGAKLYSPSGYELELRYKDVSGVILERKVFDKMLAYYAAKAGADVLARTEALDVIRKDGKVAGIKAKHEDEPIEIYADVIVAADGVESTIARKAGINTYAPPHEFDSSYEYEMLIEGYDPDLIHLWFGNEIAPRGYVWVFPKDEDRANVGIGINSDNPKTAKYYLDKWLKENNIPAKKLLEVNVGVVPVGGFVKELVKDNVLVVGDAARQVNPMHGGGMAEAMEAGTIASKWIVKALEEDNLSLLQNYTKEWWETDGKRLEKVLKVRKVTEKLTDEDLDLFIQVLSGADAEKIAGGDYVEVIKALLKHPKVLLNPRRIKLLKSLL
- a CDS encoding DUF362 domain-containing protein; translated protein: MPEKIKIVVNEDRCYLCGGCAGVCPTLAIEVHSSGWEFIQDKCISCRICVNACPVGALSAEPLEVKA
- a CDS encoding helix-turn-helix domain-containing protein — protein: MPEKEPDLFYILGNKVRRDLLSHLTCTECYFSFLSSKVSVSSTAVAKHLKIMEREGILKSYEREGPFIGPARKYYDINIAKTYVVTITPNIFWYRGLDLSEEPEVSIELPEEPKNLDEMILTFRNLSKKLEEILRELQAVEGRRDRLMAMIKETYLKEIGDMTQLAILHYVLLNGSATVDELSDRLNLKEREVLQKASELDKFVPLRIKDGVITIDDERLKAKLGGENDAGED
- a CDS encoding thioredoxin family protein, with translation MGLISDADKKVIKEEFFSKMTNPVKIIGFTGKDHCQYCDQLKQLVQELSELSDKLSYEFYDFDTEEGRKVAEQYRIDRAPAVTITHDGKDVGVRFFGLPAGHEFSAFLEDIVDVSNMSTDLMPDSKEALSTIDRDVRILVFVTPTCPYCPLAVRMAHKFAIENTKAGKGKILGDMVEAIEYPEWADQYSVMAVPKIVIQVDGEDKVQFEGAYPEKMFLEKLLSALE
- a CDS encoding PEGA domain-containing protein, whose protein sequence is MGQKRRTTWQIAILIGVLVLVSTVPTGHPVGASGTSIQGYVDALKSAFRELTGRDLQGTVEVTPGSGFEIDPNAKVVKVGADEFTKSYHGIIGGKGFYLVAYGLVNLSIPNLPGNGADPLWHFNLTLKKGEFKTELATEVVTYWLLEKVGSYNGVNLKKVAEYRKQEIVNEYEKIGKAKQVEWLFKYLNDKTIKDVITSVYQWDYPDVYGWTCKSSLLYREIKKTYPYVKPPVPLSSPKKIDHDSCLINVLPIYHLGIKLGSEKLSYTVILFNHTSREYIIGINRTSSGYTVGLWIKYLNMTTLEVKPLWFDSAEKLTLTFIDGYNLTISSADVGKTFTTPLAGGFWELEYMDIYVHYYKWGSDQRVKPGLRWYYHKGYVVIDEYLAGFFGDFKVASLTVWAWGDGMFKIEMTYLESSDYRQEIDYGNAILNLTTEDIGKAFLLDRETGLVVGLHGKVLPGWSLVGDAKIDPEKGVIILTPDEGGKRGAAWFDKPVDLSRPFTATIIFYAGHKGGADGIAVGFQARGLDALGGGGGDCGFKGITPAVGFKLWEYKEKITFVDDGNEEDVTGGVSFADGKEHVLKLSWNPATKSLTLEVDGHVYASRTIDLNAKFGSSKVYFGVTAATGAGWNLHYFVPADGFMLAAVSEKAKTMLSSLRKLGLDTTELAPIVSDLDTALKGGNYRKVLQDYYTFRMRLIRKTVPEIKENLKETLIAQQMNISSIALDALVQAIRKAAFEGDVVSALNYSESARNLALNMSEQKIAEMIKEINELKEQLREHGVSVSSIDEEVSSIEELRKEGRYVEACRVAASLETKLREALNMTLMVEERIKGLQSLYKASKMGEISEDEFNAGIARAKELMREWKFSEAMRVLSDLEKKIMPWQLVGDAYFDNSTGAIVLTPDQSHKRGAAWFKYPVNLSKPFKAILMFYAGRQNGGDGIAVGFQSIGPNAIGGEGSDCGFNGIGRAVGFKLWEWGRGIYLVTPRGERKLADVSFADGKEHKMTLYWDPKTKTLTLEVDGRNYTQVNVDIPALLGSETAYFGVTAGNGGDHNLHYFVPLALYVPGEMKAKLKITGTPEGAEVYVNGTLKGKIPVELTLKPGKYSITIRKDGYKGKSLTITLKPGESRELSVSLEKVQTSTTSVVRTTTSSTAHREHSRTSTTTTTSKTGETSSTTENTGTSSSSKGGGGICGPAGLVLLALLPVLARKRRR